Genomic DNA from Theobroma cacao cultivar B97-61/B2 chromosome 3, Criollo_cocoa_genome_V2, whole genome shotgun sequence:
ATCGGGCTTATACGGCATATCCTTCACTAGAAGCTGCGCTTCCTCAAGCTGACCATTTCGGCTATGTAAATCTACAAAACATCCGAAGTGTTCAAGCTTTGGACTAACTCCAAAATCTCTTTCCATACTGTAGAAGATTTTCCGACCTTCCTCTACCAGGCCTCCATGGCTACAAGCAAACAAAACACTAGTAAAGGTGAAATCATTTGGCTTCAATCCATCCTTCTGcataagaaagaaaatccTAATCGCATCCTCTGTTCTTCCATGGATAGCTAGTGATTTTATCATAACATTCCAACAAAACACATCACTCttctttattttgataaacaaCGTAAAAGCTCTGCTAATATCCCCACACTTAGCATACATGTCTATAAGGGCAGTCCTTACTATAACCCCCAATCGAGGCCAATCTTGTATCAGGAAGTGTATCCATTTGCCTATCTCCAGAGCACCTAAGTGGGAACATGCTGACAGAACAGAAACAAATGTATATTCATCCGAAACTACGCCTTCTATTTGCATTTGCTCAAAAAGATCTAATGCTTCTTGAAATCTCTCATGTTTAGTATAACTCGAAATCATTGAATTCCATGAAACCACATTCCTGCATggcattttctcaaaaatctttCTCGCTGTGTCAAGGTCTCCTGCATCAGCATATGCTCCAATCATCGAAGTCCATGAAACAACATTCTTCTCCGGTATCCTTTCAAACAAATGCCTTGCCTTTGAAAGTTCCCCGACTCTAGTGTAACCCAAAATCATAATATTCCACGAAATAACATCTTTTACCGGCATCGAAACAAACAAATCTATAGCGGAACTTACGTTACCATTGCAAACGCATTGGTATATCATCTGATTCCATACTTGCACAGGTTTCACTGACATATCATCGAAAACTTTACGGGCATCGCGTCGTTCGCCCTTCTTTACTTCAAGAGAAGCCTGCATTTTTAAATACATATTAAAAAGCGAATTGGAAACTTCAAAACTTGATTCAAAGCCAGATTTTAGAATCTGGCAATGCACGTTTTGGGATTTTCTAAACAACCCCAATTGAGAGCAAGAGTTTAACACATATGGATAAGTGTAATTATCAGGTCTCAACCCTCTTTGAGGCAATTCATCAAACACAGACATGCAATCTTCAAGGGGTCCATTAAAGGCGTAGCCTCTAACCATGATATTCCAAGGCATGATTCGCGAGTAGAAAGGAGTACCcattttagagaaaatgagaTCGGAGTAAACCATGGATCCGAACTCGGTGCTTCGACGAAGAAATGTGGAGAAAATGTGGAAGTTTTGGCAAAGGGCAGTGGTGATAATGAAGGCATGGATTTGTTTTAGCTGATTGAAAGTGCAATGAGGCAATAGATTTGAGATATCAGCCATACATGGT
This window encodes:
- the LOC18605551 gene encoding pentatricopeptide repeat-containing protein At3g29230 isoform X2, encoding MADISNLLPHCTFNQLKQIHAFIITTALCQNFHIFSTFLRRSTEFGSMVYSDLIFSKMGTPFYSRIMPWNIMASLEVKKGERRDARKVFDDMSVKPVQVWNQMIYQCVCNGNVSSAIDLFVSMPVKDVISWNIMILGYTRVGELSKARHLFERIPEKNVVSWTSMIGAYADAGDLDTARKIFEKMPCRNVVSWNSMISSYTKHERFQEALDLFEQMQIEGVVSDEYTFVSVLSACSHLGALEIGKWIHFLIQDWPRLGVIVRTALIDMYAKCGDISRAFTLFIKIKKSDVFCWNVMIKSLAIHGRTEDAIRIFFLMQKDGLKPNDFTFTSVLFACSHGGLVEEGRKIFYSMERDFGVSPKLEHFGCFVDLHSRNGQLEEAQLLVKDMPYKPDIAIWGALLGGCRVRSDLKLAEKVVERATELESKESGVHVLSSNIHASVGQWPQALNARQKMEERKILKKVGGSTIV
- the LOC18605551 gene encoding pentatricopeptide repeat-containing protein At3g29230 isoform X1; the protein is MADISNLLPHCTFNQLKQIHAFIITTALCQNFHIFSTFLRRSTEFGSMVYSDLIFSKMGTPFYSRIMPWNIMVRGYAFNGPLEDCMSVFDELPQRGLRPDNYTYPYVLNSCSQLGLFRKSQNVHCQILKSGFESSFEVSNSLFNMYLKMQASLEVKKGERRDARKVFDDMSVKPVQVWNQMIYQCVCNGNVSSAIDLFVSMPVKDVISWNIMILGYTRVGELSKARHLFERIPEKNVVSWTSMIGAYADAGDLDTARKIFEKMPCRNVVSWNSMISSYTKHERFQEALDLFEQMQIEGVVSDEYTFVSVLSACSHLGALEIGKWIHFLIQDWPRLGVIVRTALIDMYAKCGDISRAFTLFIKIKKSDVFCWNVMIKSLAIHGRTEDAIRIFFLMQKDGLKPNDFTFTSVLFACSHGGLVEEGRKIFYSMERDFGVSPKLEHFGCFVDLHSRNGQLEEAQLLVKDMPYKPDIAIWGALLGGCRVRSDLKLAEKVVERATELESKESGVHVLSSNIHASVGQWPQALNARQKMEERKILKKVGGSTIV